The Streptomyces aurantiacus genome includes a region encoding these proteins:
- a CDS encoding YajQ family cyclic di-GMP-binding protein — protein sequence MADSSFDIVSKVERQEVDNALNQAAKEISQRYDFKNVGASISWSGEKILMEANSEERVKAILDVFQSKLVKRGISLKALDAGEPQLSGKEYKIFSSIEEGISQDNAKKVAKIIRDEGPKGVKAQVQGDELRVSSKSRDDLQAVQALLKGKDFDFALQFVNYR from the coding sequence ATGGCCGACTCCAGTTTCGACATCGTCTCGAAGGTCGAGCGGCAGGAGGTCGACAACGCCCTCAACCAGGCCGCCAAGGAGATCTCGCAGCGCTACGACTTCAAGAACGTGGGCGCCTCGATCTCCTGGTCCGGCGAGAAGATCCTGATGGAGGCGAATTCCGAGGAGCGGGTCAAGGCCATCCTCGACGTCTTCCAGTCCAAGCTGGTCAAGCGGGGCATCTCGCTGAAGGCGCTGGACGCCGGCGAGCCGCAGCTCTCCGGCAAGGAGTACAAGATCTTCTCGTCGATCGAGGAGGGCATCTCCCAGGACAACGCGAAGAAGGTCGCGAAGATCATTCGCGATGAGGGTCCGAAGGGCGTGAAGGCGCAGGTGCAGGGTGACGAGCTGCGCGTCAGCTCGAAGAGCCGTGACGACCTGCAGGCCGTGCAGGCCCTGCTCAAGGGCAAGGACTTCGACTTCGCGCTGCAGTTCGTCAACTACCGGTGA
- a CDS encoding APC family permease, whose product MPQSDSARPDSSPSGSSQPGAPSSGAELRRTLGVGDAVVIGLGSMIGAGIFAALGPAARAAGSGLLLGLGVAAVVAYCNAASSARLAARFPASGGTYVYGRERLGAFWGYLAGWSFVVGKTSSCAAMALTVGTYVWPGQAHAVAVGAVVALTAVNYGGVQKSAWLTRAIVAVVLAVLASVAVVCLTSGAADAGRLGVGVSGGVGGVLQAAGLLFFAFAGYARIATLGEEVRDPARTIPRAIPLALGIALVVYAAVAVAVVSVLGPGGLGQATAPLTDAVRAAGAPALVPVVRVGAAVAALGSLLALILGVSRTTLAMARDGHLPSGLAAVHPRFQVPHRAELAVGAVVAGLAATVDVRGAIGFSSFGVLVYYAIANASAWTLSSAVVQRVVPALGLAGCVTLAFALPWVSVVVGVGVLGLGAVAYGVRRRLVPR is encoded by the coding sequence ATGCCACAGTCCGATTCCGCCCGACCAGATTCGTCGCCGTCCGGGTCGTCGCAGCCCGGCGCACCGTCGAGCGGTGCGGAGCTGCGGCGGACACTCGGCGTCGGGGACGCCGTGGTCATCGGTCTCGGCTCGATGATCGGCGCGGGGATCTTCGCCGCGCTGGGTCCCGCGGCCCGGGCCGCGGGGTCCGGTCTGCTCCTCGGGCTGGGCGTCGCGGCCGTCGTCGCCTACTGCAACGCGGCTTCCTCGGCACGCCTCGCCGCCCGTTTTCCCGCGTCGGGCGGCACGTACGTGTACGGGCGGGAGCGGCTCGGCGCGTTCTGGGGATACCTGGCGGGCTGGTCGTTCGTCGTGGGTAAGACCTCCTCGTGTGCGGCGATGGCGCTCACCGTCGGCACGTACGTCTGGCCGGGTCAGGCGCACGCGGTGGCCGTCGGGGCCGTGGTGGCGCTGACCGCGGTGAACTACGGCGGTGTCCAGAAGTCCGCGTGGCTGACCCGGGCGATCGTGGCTGTCGTCCTCGCGGTCCTCGCTTCCGTGGCCGTCGTGTGTCTCACCTCCGGGGCAGCCGACGCCGGACGGCTCGGCGTGGGCGTCTCCGGGGGTGTGGGAGGGGTTCTGCAGGCGGCCGGCCTGCTGTTCTTCGCGTTCGCCGGGTACGCGCGGATCGCGACCCTCGGCGAAGAGGTACGGGATCCGGCGCGCACCATTCCGCGGGCGATCCCGCTCGCGCTGGGTATCGCACTGGTCGTGTACGCGGCGGTGGCGGTGGCGGTCGTCTCCGTCCTGGGGCCGGGGGGACTCGGGCAGGCGACAGCACCGCTCACCGACGCGGTACGCGCCGCGGGGGCACCGGCACTCGTACCGGTCGTACGGGTGGGTGCCGCCGTGGCGGCGCTCGGGTCCCTTCTCGCACTGATCCTGGGGGTGTCACGGACGACGCTGGCCATGGCCCGCGACGGGCATCTCCCGAGCGGGCTGGCCGCCGTGCATCCGCGTTTCCAGGTACCGCATCGGGCGGAGCTCGCTGTCGGAGCGGTGGTCGCCGGGCTGGCCGCGACGGTGGATGTGCGGGGTGCGATCGGCTTCTCCTCCTTCGGGGTGCTGGTGTACTACGCGATCGCCAATGCCTCGGCCTGGACACTGAGTTCGGCGGTCGTGCAGCGGGTCGTGCCCGCGCTGGGACTGGCGGGGTGTGTGACGCTGGCTTTCGCCCTGCCCTGGGTGTCCGTGGTCGTGGGCGTCGGCGTACTGGGGCTGGGGGCGGTCGCGTACGGGGTACGGAGGCGGCTGGTCCCGCGCTGA
- a CDS encoding GlsB/YeaQ/YmgE family stress response membrane protein: protein MGIISWIILGLLAGAIAKFLLPGRDPGGFIGTTLIGVAGAFIGGWISARWLDHPIAKDFYDGTTWAAAIGGSLVLLVAYRIMFGHSRR from the coding sequence ATGGGCATCATCAGCTGGATCATTCTGGGGCTGCTGGCCGGCGCCATCGCCAAGTTCCTGCTGCCGGGACGTGATCCCGGTGGCTTCATCGGCACGACACTGATCGGTGTCGCGGGCGCGTTCATCGGCGGCTGGATATCCGCACGCTGGCTGGACCACCCCATCGCCAAGGACTTCTACGACGGCACCACCTGGGCCGCCGCGATCGGCGGCTCGCTCGTCCTGCTGGTCGCGTACCGCATCATGTTCGGCCACTCGCGCAGGTGA
- a CDS encoding amidohydrolase family protein produces MPDSQPQPPHSSSSSGSASSSGRSSSSELLLCGARLTDGRTVDVRLADGRIEAVGTAGSLTAHTARVDLSGYLLLPAPAEPHAHGDTALSADGEGPASYEGHEVQRRTTEAALLQLGHGATALRSHVRVGDVQGLGPMAAVLQARRALRGLAELTVVAMPRVLTGLAGADGLAMLRDAVKMGASVVGGCPDLDPDPTGYVEAVLEVASEQGCPVDLHTDGDDPARLARLAAMAGGLRSRVTLGPCGGLGRLPSEVASRSADQLAAAGVTVVCLPQGGCSGVDRRGTAPVRLLRAAGVRVAAGSGALRDVSNPVGRGDPLEAAYLLASRYGLRAADAYDAVSSSARAVLGLPEVRVEAGFPAELLAVRGDRLDGALSLAYSRIVVHRGRVVARTSAVREYCNSAVAVALDLPRQGRTGESP; encoded by the coding sequence ATGCCCGACAGCCAGCCGCAGCCGCCGCACTCCTCGTCCTCGTCGGGCTCCGCGAGTTCGTCCGGCCGGAGCAGCAGCTCCGAGCTGCTGCTCTGCGGTGCGCGGCTCACCGACGGCCGGACCGTGGACGTGCGGCTGGCCGACGGGCGTATCGAGGCGGTCGGCACGGCCGGCAGCCTCACCGCGCACACCGCGCGCGTGGACCTCTCCGGCTACCTGCTCCTGCCGGCCCCGGCCGAGCCCCACGCCCACGGCGACACGGCCCTGTCGGCCGACGGCGAGGGCCCGGCCTCGTACGAGGGTCACGAGGTCCAGCGCCGTACGACCGAGGCCGCTCTCCTCCAGCTCGGGCACGGGGCGACCGCGCTTCGGTCGCACGTGCGCGTGGGCGATGTGCAGGGGCTGGGCCCGATGGCGGCGGTCCTCCAGGCGCGGCGCGCGCTGCGGGGGCTGGCGGAGCTGACGGTCGTGGCGATGCCCCGGGTGCTGACCGGCCTCGCGGGGGCCGACGGGCTGGCGATGCTGCGGGACGCGGTGAAGATGGGCGCCTCCGTAGTGGGTGGTTGTCCAGATCTGGACCCCGACCCGACGGGGTATGTGGAGGCGGTCCTGGAGGTCGCCTCGGAGCAGGGCTGTCCCGTCGATCTGCACACGGACGGTGACGATCCCGCGCGGCTGGCACGGCTCGCGGCGATGGCGGGCGGGCTGCGGTCCCGGGTGACGCTCGGTCCCTGTGGAGGGCTCGGGCGGCTGCCCTCGGAGGTGGCCTCACGGTCGGCGGACCAGCTCGCCGCGGCCGGGGTGACCGTCGTCTGCCTGCCCCAGGGCGGCTGTTCGGGTGTGGACCGCCGCGGGACGGCTCCGGTACGGCTGCTGCGGGCGGCCGGAGTACGGGTCGCGGCCGGGAGCGGCGCTCTCAGGGACGTGTCGAACCCCGTCGGGCGGGGGGATCCGTTGGAGGCGGCGTATCTGCTGGCCTCGCGGTACGGGTTGCGGGCCGCTGACGCCTACGACGCGGTGAGTTCGTCGGCGCGTGCGGTGCTCGGGCTGCCCGAGGTGCGTGTGGAGGCCGGATTCCCGGCGGAGTTGCTCGCGGTGCGCGGGGACCGCCTCGACGGTGCCCTGTCGCTGGCGTACAGCCGGATCGTCGTGCACCGGGGGCGCGTGGTGGCGCGGACGAGCGCGGTGCGGGAGTACTGCAACTCGGCGGTGGCCGTTGCGCTGGACCTGCCTCGCCAGGGGCGGACGGGCGAGTCGCCGTGA
- a CDS encoding NAD(P)H-binding protein, with the protein MRIVIAGGHGQIALRLERLLSARGDEVAGIIRRAEQGDDLRTAGAEPVLCDLESASEEEVAEHLRGADAAVFAAGAGPGSGVDRKETVDRGAAVLFADAAARAGVRRHVVVSSMGADPEHPGDDVFDAYLRAKGEADSYVRAHRGLDWTILRPGMLTTDAGTGLIRLEAATGRGPVPRDDVAAVLAELVDTPATAGLTLELISGSTPVSVAVKSVAGN; encoded by the coding sequence ATGCGCATTGTCATCGCTGGAGGTCATGGTCAGATCGCGTTGCGGCTGGAGCGGCTGCTCTCCGCGCGCGGTGACGAGGTGGCGGGGATCATCCGCCGAGCCGAGCAGGGCGACGATCTGCGGACGGCCGGCGCCGAGCCGGTGCTGTGCGATCTGGAGTCGGCTTCGGAGGAGGAGGTCGCCGAGCACCTGCGGGGCGCGGACGCCGCCGTCTTCGCGGCGGGCGCGGGCCCAGGCAGCGGCGTGGACCGCAAGGAGACCGTGGACCGGGGCGCCGCCGTGCTCTTCGCGGACGCGGCGGCCCGGGCCGGGGTACGACGGCACGTGGTCGTGTCGTCGATGGGCGCGGACCCGGAGCATCCCGGGGACGACGTCTTCGACGCTTACCTGCGCGCCAAGGGCGAGGCCGACTCGTACGTACGGGCTCACCGGGGCCTGGACTGGACGATCCTGCGCCCCGGAATGCTGACGACGGACGCCGGCACGGGGCTCATCCGCCTGGAGGCCGCGACCGGGCGCGGGCCCGTTCCGCGCGACGACGTCGCCGCGGTCCTCGCGGAGCTGGTGGACACCCCGGCGACGGCCGGGCTGACCCTGGAACTGATCAGCGGTTCGACACCGGTGTCCGTGGCCGTGAAGTCGGTGGCGGGAAACTGA
- a CDS encoding MaoC family dehydratase N-terminal domain-containing protein produces MALDQSFVGRSYPPTDPYEVGREKIREFAEAVGDLNPVYTDPEAAKAHGHPDVIAPPTFVFSITFKAAGQVVRDPQLGLDYSRVVHGDQKFVHRRPVRAGDRLTVTSTIEAIKSLAGNDILDIRGEVHDEAGEHVVTAWTKLVSRAAEGA; encoded by the coding sequence ATGGCGCTCGACCAGTCCTTCGTGGGGCGGTCCTACCCGCCCACCGACCCGTACGAGGTCGGCAGGGAGAAGATCCGTGAGTTCGCGGAGGCGGTGGGGGACCTCAACCCCGTCTACACGGACCCGGAGGCCGCCAAGGCCCACGGCCACCCCGACGTGATCGCCCCGCCGACCTTCGTGTTCTCGATCACCTTCAAGGCCGCGGGGCAGGTCGTCCGGGACCCGCAGCTGGGTCTCGACTACAGCCGGGTCGTGCACGGCGACCAGAAGTTCGTCCACCGGCGCCCGGTGCGCGCGGGAGACCGGCTGACGGTCACGTCCACCATCGAGGCGATCAAGTCGCTGGCCGGCAACGACATCCTGGACATTCGCGGCGAGGTCCACGACGAGGCGGGCGAGCACGTGGTGACCGCCTGGACCAAGCTCGTGTCCCGCGCGGCCGAGGGGGCGTGA
- the rpmG gene encoding 50S ribosomal protein L33, with protein MAATDVRPKITLACVECKERNYITKKNRRNNPDRLEMKKHCPRCNAHTAHRETR; from the coding sequence GTGGCTGCCACCGACGTCCGCCCGAAGATCACGCTGGCCTGCGTGGAGTGCAAGGAGCGGAACTACATCACCAAGAAGAACCGGCGTAACAACCCGGACCGACTGGAGATGAAAAAGCACTGCCCGCGTTGCAACGCGCACACCGCGCACCGCGAAACGCGATAA
- a CDS encoding SMI1/KNR4 family protein, translated as MTEIEQLLVRVSTQARNSRPWGWPSLPGPVDAAALARAESTLGFAVPPLLAALYLRIGDGGFGPEYGLLPLLDSPPSGEPAVVAQYLAHRESGREDPDWPWPDGVLPISHWGCGMYACVDCRTPDGTVLLFEPNADDADHAWYVDAPTLTAWLHAWLDGTGWYDELNDGTDLEPWSDFRIRAGAARAS; from the coding sequence ATGACCGAGATCGAGCAGTTGCTGGTACGTGTCTCCACGCAGGCGCGCAACTCCCGGCCGTGGGGCTGGCCCTCGCTCCCCGGGCCGGTGGACGCGGCCGCGCTCGCCCGCGCCGAGTCCACCCTGGGCTTCGCCGTGCCACCGCTGCTCGCCGCTCTCTACCTGCGGATAGGAGACGGAGGGTTCGGTCCGGAGTACGGCCTGCTGCCCCTGCTCGACAGCCCGCCCTCGGGCGAGCCTGCCGTCGTCGCGCAGTATCTCGCCCACCGTGAGAGCGGCCGCGAGGACCCCGACTGGCCCTGGCCGGACGGCGTCCTGCCGATATCCCACTGGGGCTGCGGAATGTACGCGTGCGTGGACTGCCGCACCCCGGACGGCACAGTCCTCCTGTTCGAGCCGAACGCCGACGACGCCGACCACGCGTGGTACGTGGACGCCCCCACCCTCACGGCCTGGCTCCACGCCTGGCTCGACGGCACCGGCTGGTACGACGAGCTCAACGACGGGACCGACCTGGAGCCCTGGAGCGACTTCCGCATACGTGCGGGGGCGGCGCGAGCCTCGTAG
- a CDS encoding barstar family protein produces the protein MRRPKYVLKAYDADEEDDETWALCADAENLFGDPPAPARGTYELIGCAPGGKLSEVLPRARADGSAPLGTLALEILDKQGERVEEWSLEDVRVLGDHPCARDLSLRDITIEAREAPHNPFDYPQCPPLSPGYRLLGREDVPWGSCRDLAHVPEGQPDPVEPPVRLFGCSPRGALRTALDAGEEDLGHAKLIRLDAAGRPVQSAVEGELVAWIPSARGRGLVDLTLEPWSERPPTAAEEVWELWDTGRPTEPGRWARCGAESRRHWLHTAREHHRPDRPDAEPGATYHLEGRRIIDEPGFFCALGEGVNGPGGYFGSNLDALADCLRGRWGARRPFTLVWHDAEIARTCLGLVPRTDHRPWTFEELLAFLVEEGVDVRLV, from the coding sequence GTGCGGCGTCCGAAGTACGTCTTGAAGGCGTACGACGCCGACGAGGAGGACGACGAGACCTGGGCCCTGTGCGCGGACGCCGAGAACCTCTTCGGCGATCCGCCCGCTCCCGCACGCGGAACGTACGAGCTGATCGGCTGCGCCCCCGGAGGCAAGCTGAGCGAAGTGCTCCCGCGCGCGCGTGCCGACGGCTCGGCCCCGCTCGGCACCCTCGCCCTGGAAATCCTGGACAAGCAGGGCGAACGGGTCGAGGAGTGGTCCCTGGAGGACGTACGCGTCCTCGGGGACCACCCGTGCGCTCGCGACCTGTCGTTACGTGACATCACGATCGAGGCACGCGAGGCCCCGCACAACCCGTTCGACTATCCGCAGTGCCCGCCGCTCTCCCCGGGCTACCGGCTCCTCGGCCGCGAGGACGTGCCGTGGGGCAGCTGCCGGGACCTGGCGCACGTCCCGGAAGGGCAACCGGACCCGGTGGAACCGCCCGTCCGGTTGTTCGGCTGCTCCCCGCGCGGCGCCCTCCGTACGGCCCTGGACGCGGGCGAGGAGGACCTCGGCCACGCCAAGCTGATACGCCTGGACGCGGCGGGACGCCCCGTCCAGTCCGCCGTCGAGGGTGAACTCGTCGCATGGATCCCCTCGGCGCGCGGCCGCGGCCTGGTGGACCTCACGCTGGAGCCCTGGTCGGAGCGGCCGCCGACCGCGGCCGAAGAGGTCTGGGAGCTGTGGGACACCGGCCGGCCCACCGAGCCCGGCCGCTGGGCCCGGTGCGGCGCGGAGAGCCGTCGCCACTGGCTGCACACCGCACGGGAGCACCACCGGCCCGACCGACCCGACGCGGAGCCCGGCGCCACGTATCACCTCGAAGGCCGCCGCATCATCGACGAACCGGGCTTCTTCTGCGCGCTCGGCGAGGGGGTCAACGGACCGGGCGGCTACTTCGGCTCGAACCTCGACGCACTCGCGGACTGCCTCCGTGGCCGCTGGGGCGCCCGAAGGCCCTTCACCCTGGTCTGGCACGACGCCGAGATCGCCCGCACCTGCCTCGGCCTCGTCCCGCGCACCGACCACCGCCCGTGGACGTTCGAGGAACTCCTCGCCTTCCTCGTGGAAGAGGGCGTCGACGTCCGTCTCGTCTGA